One segment of Nocardioides sp. QY071 DNA contains the following:
- the carB gene encoding carbamoyl-phosphate synthase large subunit encodes MPKREDIKSVLVIGSGPIVIGQACEFDYSGTQACRVLKEEGLRVILINSNPATIMTDPEFADATYVEPITPEFVEKVIAKERPDAILPTLGGQTALNAAIAAHESGVLEKYGVEMIGASFEAIHRGENRELFNAIVHKVGGEVARSFVCHSMDEVEKAAADLGFPIVVRPSFTMGGLGSGIAYDEADMHRIAGAGLSASPTTEVLIEESIIGWKEYELEVMRDKADNVVIICSIENFDPMGVHTGDSITVAPAMTLTDREYQHLRDLAIGIIREVGVDTGGCNIQYAVNPADGRVIVIEMNPRVSRSSALASKATGFPIAKIAAKVAVGYTLDEIPNDITEETPASFEPTLDYVVVKVPRFAFEKFPTADPTLTTHMKSVGEAMAIGRSFTEALNKALRSLENKHAPFDWASPVGDKAALLETIKVPHDGRLQEVMQAIRAGATQAEIHDATKIDPWFVDQVFLIDEVAQQVAATETLDAGALRLAKRHGLSDAQIAAIRGLQESEVRIARQTLGVRPVFKTVDTCAAEFAAATPYYYSSYDEETEVQPRAEGKQAVIILGSGPNRIGQGIEFDYSCVHASLALAEAGYETIMVNCNPETVSTDYDTSDRLYFEPLTMEDVLEIYEAEKAAGPIAGVIATLGGQTPLGLAQGLQDAGVPIVGTSPEAIDLAEERGAFGRVLADAGLVAPKHGTAVSYDDARAIAHSIGYPVLVRPSYVLGGRGMQIVYSDQALEAYINAATEISPDRPVLVDRFIDDAVEIDVDALYDGTDLFLGGVMEHIEEAGIHSGDSSCALPPITLGNAEIARIREATTAIAKGVGVRGLINIQFALGADVLYVIEANPRASRTVPFVSKATGTQLAKAAARLMLGESIAELRASGVLPAEGDGGTLPADSPIAVKEAVLPFNRFRTKEGQFVDTVLGPEMKSTGEVMGFDADFGTAFSKSQAAAYGPLPTSGKVFISIADRDKRTMIFPTRVLVDYGFEILATQGTAEVLRRNGIQATVVRKHFEGKGPDGEPTVVDMILAGDIDLIVNTPHGSTTSSGGGGDSRIDGYEIRSSAVLTGTPCITTVQGLAAAVQGIAAVRAGSVGVRSLQEWNA; translated from the coding sequence ATGCCGAAGCGCGAAGACATCAAGTCCGTCCTGGTCATCGGCTCCGGGCCGATCGTCATCGGCCAGGCCTGCGAGTTCGACTACTCCGGCACCCAGGCGTGCCGGGTGCTCAAGGAGGAGGGCCTGCGGGTCATCCTGATCAACTCCAACCCGGCCACGATCATGACCGACCCGGAGTTCGCCGACGCGACGTACGTCGAGCCGATCACCCCCGAGTTCGTCGAGAAGGTGATCGCCAAGGAGCGCCCCGACGCGATCCTGCCGACCCTCGGCGGCCAGACCGCGCTGAACGCCGCGATCGCGGCCCACGAGAGCGGCGTGCTGGAGAAGTACGGCGTCGAGATGATCGGCGCCAGCTTCGAGGCGATCCACCGCGGCGAGAACCGTGAGCTGTTCAACGCGATCGTGCACAAGGTGGGCGGCGAGGTCGCGCGCTCCTTCGTGTGCCACTCGATGGACGAGGTCGAGAAGGCCGCCGCCGACCTGGGCTTCCCGATCGTGGTCCGCCCGTCCTTCACCATGGGCGGCCTCGGCTCCGGCATCGCCTACGACGAGGCCGACATGCACCGCATCGCCGGCGCCGGCCTCTCCGCGTCGCCGACCACCGAGGTCCTCATCGAGGAGTCGATCATCGGGTGGAAGGAGTACGAGCTGGAGGTGATGCGCGACAAGGCCGACAACGTCGTGATCATCTGCTCGATCGAGAACTTCGACCCGATGGGCGTGCACACCGGCGACTCGATCACGGTCGCGCCGGCGATGACGCTGACCGACCGCGAGTACCAGCACCTGCGCGACCTCGCGATCGGCATCATCCGCGAGGTCGGCGTCGACACGGGCGGCTGCAACATCCAGTACGCCGTCAACCCGGCCGACGGCCGGGTCATCGTGATCGAGATGAACCCCCGCGTGTCGCGCTCGTCCGCGCTGGCGTCGAAGGCCACCGGCTTCCCGATCGCCAAGATCGCCGCGAAGGTCGCCGTCGGCTACACCCTCGACGAGATTCCCAACGACATCACCGAGGAGACCCCGGCCTCCTTCGAGCCGACCCTCGACTACGTCGTGGTGAAGGTGCCGCGGTTCGCGTTCGAGAAGTTCCCGACCGCCGACCCGACGCTGACCACCCACATGAAGTCGGTCGGCGAGGCGATGGCCATCGGGCGCAGCTTCACCGAGGCGCTCAACAAGGCGCTGCGCTCGCTGGAGAACAAGCACGCGCCGTTCGACTGGGCCTCGCCCGTCGGCGACAAGGCCGCGCTGCTCGAGACGATCAAGGTCCCGCACGACGGCCGCCTGCAGGAGGTGATGCAGGCGATCCGCGCCGGCGCCACCCAGGCCGAGATCCACGACGCCACGAAGATCGACCCGTGGTTCGTCGACCAGGTCTTCCTGATCGACGAGGTCGCCCAGCAGGTCGCCGCCACCGAGACTCTCGACGCCGGCGCGCTGCGACTGGCCAAGCGCCACGGCCTCTCCGACGCCCAGATCGCGGCCATCCGCGGCCTGCAGGAGTCCGAGGTCCGCATCGCCCGGCAGACGCTCGGTGTCCGCCCGGTCTTCAAGACCGTCGACACCTGCGCCGCCGAGTTCGCCGCGGCCACGCCGTACTACTACTCGTCCTACGACGAGGAGACCGAGGTCCAGCCGCGCGCCGAGGGCAAGCAGGCCGTGATCATCCTCGGCTCGGGCCCGAACCGGATCGGCCAGGGCATCGAGTTCGACTACTCGTGCGTCCACGCCAGTCTCGCGCTGGCCGAGGCCGGCTACGAGACGATCATGGTCAACTGCAACCCCGAGACAGTCTCGACCGACTACGACACCTCGGACCGGCTCTACTTCGAGCCGCTCACGATGGAGGACGTGCTCGAGATCTACGAGGCCGAGAAGGCCGCCGGACCGATCGCGGGCGTGATCGCGACCCTCGGAGGCCAGACGCCGCTCGGCCTCGCGCAGGGTCTGCAGGACGCCGGGGTCCCGATCGTCGGCACCAGCCCCGAGGCGATCGACCTCGCTGAGGAGCGCGGTGCGTTCGGCCGGGTGCTCGCCGACGCAGGCCTGGTCGCGCCCAAGCACGGCACCGCGGTGTCGTACGACGACGCGCGGGCCATCGCCCACTCGATCGGGTACCCGGTGCTCGTGCGGCCGTCGTACGTCCTCGGCGGGCGTGGCATGCAGATCGTCTACAGCGACCAGGCGCTCGAGGCCTACATCAACGCCGCGACCGAGATCAGCCCGGACCGGCCGGTGCTGGTCGACCGGTTCATCGACGACGCGGTCGAGATCGACGTCGACGCGCTGTACGACGGCACCGACCTGTTCCTCGGCGGCGTGATGGAGCACATCGAGGAGGCCGGCATCCACTCCGGCGACTCGTCGTGCGCGCTGCCGCCGATCACTCTCGGCAACGCCGAGATCGCCCGGATCCGCGAGGCCACGACGGCCATCGCGAAGGGTGTCGGCGTGCGTGGCCTGATCAACATCCAGTTCGCGCTGGGCGCCGACGTGCTCTACGTCATCGAGGCCAACCCGCGCGCGTCGCGCACCGTGCCGTTCGTCTCCAAGGCGACCGGGACCCAGCTCGCCAAGGCCGCGGCCCGGCTGATGCTGGGGGAGTCGATCGCCGAGCTGCGTGCCTCCGGGGTGCTCCCGGCCGAGGGCGACGGCGGCACCCTGCCCGCCGACTCGCCGATCGCGGTCAAGGAGGCGGTGCTGCCGTTCAACCGGTTCCGCACCAAGGAGGGCCAGTTCGTCGACACCGTGCTCGGCCCGGAGATGAAGTCGACCGGCGAGGTGATGGGCTTCGACGCCGACTTCGGCACGGCGTTCAGCAAGTCGCAGGCCGCGGCGTACGGCCCGCTGCCGACGTCCGGCAAGGTGTTCATCTCCATCGCCGACCGCGACAAGCGCACGATGATCTTCCCGACCCGGGTGCTCGTCGACTACGGCTTCGAGATCCTCGCGACCCAGGGCACCGCCGAGGTGCTGCGCCGCAACGGCATCCAGGCCACCGTGGTGCGCAAGCACTTCGAGGGCAAGGGCCCCGACGGCGAGCCGACCGTCGTCGACATGATCCTGGCCGGCGACATCGACCTGATCGTCAACACTCCGCACGGCTCGACCACGTCGTCGGGTGGTGGTGGCGACTCGCGCATCGACGGCTACGAGATCCGCTCGTCGGCCGTCCTCACCGGCACGCCGTGCATCACCACCGTGCAGGGCCTCGCGGCCGCCGTGCAGGGCATCGCGGCGGTGCGGGCCGGGTCGGTCGGCGTGCGCTCGCTGCAGGAGTGGAACGCGTGA
- a CDS encoding quinone-dependent dihydroorotate dehydrogenase, whose amino-acid sequence MSLYDRLFEHVLVRMDAEKAHHLTYDALRAGGPVLTRAPIPGVAPVRAMGLTFPNRLGLAPGFDKNAQVYDRMGAFGFGHVEIGTVTALAQPGNPKPRLFRLPEDRAIVNRMGFNNDGATAVAARLAKRRRKPGGLVLGVNIGKSKVVPDDDQAAVEADYETSTRLLAPHADYLVVNVSSPNTPGLRNLQAVEKLAPLLAHVRRTADEVTSAPLPLLVKIAPDLSDEDVLAVADMALDLGLAGIIATNTTISREGLRTPSAKVAEIGAGGLSGAPLTERSTEVLRLLRGRVGPDLTLIGVGGISTPEQARERVAAGADLVQAYSALIYGGPSWPRRILEGL is encoded by the coding sequence GTGAGTCTCTACGACAGGCTGTTCGAGCACGTCCTGGTCAGGATGGACGCCGAGAAGGCGCACCACCTGACCTACGACGCCCTGCGGGCCGGCGGACCGGTGCTCACCCGGGCGCCGATCCCCGGCGTCGCGCCGGTGCGCGCGATGGGCTTGACCTTCCCCAACCGGCTCGGCCTCGCGCCCGGCTTCGACAAGAACGCCCAGGTCTACGACCGGATGGGAGCCTTCGGGTTCGGGCACGTCGAGATCGGCACGGTCACCGCGCTGGCACAGCCGGGCAACCCGAAGCCGCGGCTGTTCCGGCTGCCCGAGGACCGGGCGATCGTCAACCGGATGGGCTTCAACAACGACGGCGCCACCGCCGTGGCGGCCCGGCTGGCGAAGCGGCGGCGCAAGCCCGGCGGCCTCGTGCTCGGCGTCAACATCGGCAAGTCCAAGGTCGTCCCCGACGACGACCAGGCCGCCGTCGAGGCCGACTACGAGACCTCGACCCGGCTGCTCGCGCCGCACGCCGACTACCTCGTGGTCAACGTGAGCTCGCCCAACACGCCGGGCCTGCGCAACCTGCAGGCGGTCGAGAAGCTCGCGCCGCTGTTGGCCCACGTACGCCGTACCGCCGACGAGGTGACGTCCGCGCCACTGCCGCTGCTGGTCAAGATCGCGCCGGACCTGTCCGACGAGGACGTGCTCGCCGTCGCCGACATGGCGCTCGACCTCGGCCTCGCCGGGATCATCGCGACCAACACGACGATCTCCCGCGAGGGCCTGCGCACGCCGTCGGCCAAGGTCGCCGAGATCGGTGCGGGTGGCCTCTCCGGTGCGCCGCTCACCGAACGATCGACCGAGGTGCTGCGGCTGCTGCGTGGCCGGGTCGGGCCCGACCTGACCCTGATCGGCGTCGGCGGGATCAGCACCCCGGAGCAGGCCCGGGAACGGGTGGCTGCGGGGGCGGACCTCGTGCAGGCCTACAGCGCCCTCATCTACGGTGGCCCGAGCTGGCCCCGCAGGATCCTCGAGGGCCTGTGA
- a CDS encoding alpha-hydroxy-acid oxidizing protein: MSFGDYQIELYLGALGGVLPAHPFDYAELERDALAALPPELRTYVAGGAGDETTQRANVAAFERYAVVPRMLRAPAERDLSVELFGRTLASPLLLAPVGVVGICTPDQHGDVHAAEVAAATGVPLIGSTLMSDPLEDVAAAAGEAGKWFQLYTPKNRELAASLVQRAEKAGYEAIVITLDTWVPGWRPRDLASGNFPQLRGKALANYTSDPVFCEMTGPDPDPGTVVMTWVGTFGHPVTWEDLPWLRSLTDLPIVLKGICHPDDARRALDEGADGIYCSNHGGRQANGGGAALDWLPDVVTAVDGRAPVVFDSGIRTGADVVKALALGADAVAIGRPYVYGLALGGVPGAVHQVRALQAEADLIMAVDGYPSLADLTPDALRRLS, from the coding sequence ATGAGCTTCGGGGACTACCAGATCGAGTTGTACCTCGGTGCTCTCGGCGGGGTGCTCCCCGCGCACCCGTTCGACTACGCCGAGCTCGAGCGCGACGCCCTCGCCGCGCTGCCGCCCGAGCTGCGCACCTACGTCGCCGGCGGAGCCGGCGACGAGACGACCCAGCGTGCCAACGTGGCGGCCTTCGAGCGGTACGCCGTGGTGCCGCGGATGCTGCGGGCGCCGGCCGAGCGGGACCTGTCGGTCGAGCTGTTCGGCCGCACGCTCGCGAGCCCGCTGCTGCTCGCGCCCGTCGGCGTCGTCGGGATCTGCACGCCCGACCAGCACGGTGACGTGCACGCCGCCGAGGTGGCGGCGGCGACCGGCGTACCCCTCATCGGCTCCACACTGATGAGCGACCCGCTCGAGGACGTCGCGGCCGCGGCGGGCGAGGCCGGCAAGTGGTTCCAGCTCTACACGCCCAAGAACCGCGAGCTCGCGGCCAGCCTGGTGCAGCGCGCCGAGAAGGCCGGCTACGAGGCGATCGTGATCACCCTCGACACGTGGGTGCCCGGGTGGCGGCCGCGTGACCTCGCCAGCGGCAACTTCCCGCAGCTGCGGGGCAAGGCGCTGGCCAACTACACCTCCGACCCGGTCTTCTGCGAGATGACCGGCCCGGACCCCGACCCCGGCACGGTCGTGATGACCTGGGTCGGCACCTTCGGGCACCCGGTCACCTGGGAGGACCTGCCCTGGCTGCGGTCGCTGACCGACCTGCCGATCGTGCTCAAGGGCATCTGCCACCCCGACGACGCCCGGCGTGCGCTCGACGAGGGCGCCGACGGGATCTACTGCTCCAACCACGGCGGCCGGCAGGCCAACGGCGGGGGAGCGGCGCTCGACTGGCTGCCCGACGTCGTCACCGCCGTCGACGGCCGCGCGCCGGTCGTCTTCGACTCCGGGATCCGCACCGGCGCCGACGTGGTCAAGGCGCTCGCTCTCGGCGCCGACGCGGTCGCGATCGGCCGGCCCTACGTCTACGGCCTCGCGCTGGGCGGCGTACCCGGTGCCGTCCACCAGGTCCGGGCCCTGCAGGCCGAGGCCGACCTGATTATGGCCGTCGACGGCTATCCGTCGCTGGCCGACCTGACCCCTGATGCCCTGAGGAGGCTCTCGTGA
- the pyrF gene encoding orotidine-5'-phosphate decarboxylase, with the protein MTFGARLHAAVADRGPFCVGIDPHAALLHAWGYDDVAGLERFALGAVEAVAPHCSIVKPQSAFYERFGSRGVAVLERVIADSRAAGALVLLDIKRGDIGSTSQAYADAYLDPASPLASDAVTVSPFLGFGSLQPFVDTAVKHDAGLFVLAATSNKEGPEVQEAVTDGRSVSGTMLDHLRRLNAGATPLGSFGAVVGATLEDDRGLDLAFNGPILAPGYGEQGGTTADLRRIFGASAGHVLASSSRGVLRLGPDAAAMREAVLRTNDELRALQA; encoded by the coding sequence GTGACGTTCGGTGCCCGCCTGCACGCCGCGGTCGCGGACCGCGGTCCGTTCTGCGTCGGGATCGACCCGCACGCCGCGCTCCTGCACGCCTGGGGGTACGACGACGTCGCCGGGCTCGAGCGGTTCGCGCTCGGCGCGGTCGAGGCGGTCGCGCCCCACTGCAGCATCGTCAAGCCACAGTCGGCGTTCTACGAGCGCTTCGGCAGCCGCGGCGTCGCCGTCCTGGAGCGCGTCATCGCCGACTCGCGGGCCGCCGGGGCGCTGGTGCTCCTCGACATCAAGCGCGGCGACATCGGCTCCACGTCGCAGGCCTACGCCGACGCGTACCTCGACCCCGCCTCCCCGCTGGCCTCCGACGCGGTCACCGTGAGCCCGTTCCTCGGCTTCGGCTCGCTGCAGCCGTTCGTCGACACCGCGGTCAAGCACGACGCCGGCCTGTTCGTGCTCGCCGCGACCTCCAACAAGGAGGGCCCCGAAGTGCAGGAGGCCGTCACCGACGGCCGCAGCGTCTCCGGCACGATGCTCGACCACCTGCGCCGGCTCAACGCCGGCGCGACCCCGCTCGGCTCCTTCGGTGCCGTCGTCGGCGCCACCCTCGAGGACGACCGCGGCCTGGACCTGGCCTTCAACGGCCCGATCCTCGCCCCCGGGTACGGCGAGCAGGGCGGCACCACCGCCGACCTGCGCCGGATCTTCGGGGCGAGCGCGGGCCACGTGCTCGCGAGCTCCTCGCGCGGTGTGCTGCGGCTCGGTCCGGACGCGGCGGCCATGCGCGAGGCCGTGCTGCGCACCAACGACGAGCTGCGCGCCCTTCAGGCCTGA
- the mihF gene encoding integration host factor, actinobacterial type: MALPPLTPEQRQAALEKAAAARRERAEVKNRLKNSGASIQDVLQQGQVNEVIGKMKVLDLLQSVPGLGKVRARQVMERLGIAESRRVRGLGAKQVAALEREFAPEA, translated from the coding sequence GTGGCTCTGCCCCCGCTCACCCCCGAACAGCGCCAGGCTGCCCTCGAGAAGGCAGCCGCCGCCCGCCGGGAGCGGGCCGAGGTCAAGAACCGGCTCAAGAACTCCGGAGCCTCCATCCAGGACGTGCTCCAGCAGGGCCAGGTCAACGAGGTCATCGGCAAGATGAAGGTGCTCGACCTGCTGCAGTCCGTGCCCGGCCTCGGCAAGGTGCGCGCCCGCCAGGTCATGGAGCGACTCGGCATCGCCGAGTCGCGCCGGGTGCGCGGGCTCGGCGCCAAGCAGGTCGCCGCGCTCGAGCGCGAGTTCGCCCCCGAGGCATGA
- the gmk gene encoding guanylate kinase, whose protein sequence is MTAKLFVLAGPTAVGKGTVAAAMREQHPEIYLSVSATTRAPRPGEVDGVHYHFVSADEFDRLVATGQMLEWAVVHGVNRYGTPRGPVDEALAAGRPALLEIDLQGARQVRESAPDAVFVFLKPPSWEELVRRLVGRGTEDEEERERRLATAREELAAEAEFDVTIVNREVHAAVEELVALMVGPR, encoded by the coding sequence GTGACGGCGAAGCTCTTCGTCCTCGCCGGACCCACCGCGGTCGGCAAGGGCACGGTCGCTGCTGCGATGCGCGAGCAGCACCCCGAGATCTACCTGTCCGTCTCGGCCACCACGCGCGCGCCGCGACCCGGCGAGGTCGACGGCGTCCACTACCACTTCGTGTCGGCCGACGAGTTCGACCGGCTCGTCGCCACGGGCCAGATGCTGGAGTGGGCCGTAGTCCACGGCGTCAACCGCTACGGCACCCCGCGCGGTCCCGTCGACGAGGCGCTGGCCGCCGGTCGCCCCGCGCTGCTCGAGATCGACCTCCAGGGCGCCCGTCAGGTGCGGGAGTCCGCACCCGACGCCGTCTTCGTGTTCCTCAAGCCCCCGTCGTGGGAGGAGCTGGTCCGCCGGCTGGTCGGCCGCGGCACCGAGGACGAGGAGGAGCGGGAGCGCCGGCTGGCCACCGCGCGCGAGGAGCTCGCCGCCGAGGCGGAGTTCGACGTGACCATCGTCAACCGTGAAGTTCACGCTGCCGTCGAGGAGTTGGTAGCCTTGATGGTTGGTCCGCGCTGA
- the rpoZ gene encoding DNA-directed RNA polymerase subunit omega yields MSAPNIAAEGVTNPPIDDLLSKTDSKYKLVLYSAKRARQINAYYSQLGEGLLEYVGPLVETHVQEKPLSIALREINEDLLTCEDIDPAELAAEQAAAAAAAEAPVSDAE; encoded by the coding sequence GTGTCTGCCCCGAACATCGCCGCCGAGGGTGTCACCAACCCTCCCATCGACGACCTGCTGTCCAAGACCGACAGCAAGTACAAGCTGGTGCTCTACAGCGCCAAGCGCGCGCGGCAGATCAACGCCTACTACTCGCAGCTCGGCGAGGGCCTGCTCGAGTACGTCGGCCCGCTCGTGGAGACCCACGTGCAGGAGAAGCCGCTCTCGATCGCGCTGCGCGAGATCAACGAGGACCTGCTGACCTGCGAGGACATCGACCCCGCCGAGCTCGCCGCCGAGCAGGCTGCCGCCGCGGCCGCCGCCGAGGCGCCGGTCTCCGACGCCGAGTGA